GGACGCAGGTGCGATGACCGGCGGATAGACGATCACCATTGGGGCGCGTGTGCCTCCTTCGTAGATCGTCGCCTTGCCGCCGCGCAGCGGGGCGTTGCTTGTGATCGGACGATCTCTGTAGCCGTACTCGGCCGCCGGCTCCCAGTGCACGCCACCGTTGTCGCTGAGGAAGACGATGATCGTTTTCTCGGTTTGCCCGTACCGACGTTGCCGACCTTGCCGAAATCCCACAGTGCAAGGTACGACGGCCGGGGTCCGGGGCCGTACCAATGCGGGCGGTCCACGTCGTAGCCGTGGGCCAGCGGCGAGCACGGGTCGTGGCTTAGGTGCCATTTGCCAAAGTGACCAGTGCAATAACCGGCGTCTTGGAACACCTCGGGAAGCGTCAGGTACTTGGTGTCGGGTCGGGTTACCGTGTCCGCCTCGAGCCAACGCAGTTCGAGCCGGCCGGGAAGCAGCGTCTGCTCCAGCACGACCGCCACGTGGTGCCAACGCGGGGCCGTCAAACCCAGCCGGGCCGGGTGCCGCGCGCCATGAGTTCGTCGATGTGTGGCGTTTCGTAGAACTCGCTGCCCTGGATCGACAGATCCATCCAGCCAAAATCGTCGGCCAAGATGACCAGCACATTCGGCGGCTCATCCGGCGGCTTCGGTTCGGCGGACAGAAGCGCGGCGGTCAGCGCAAGGCCGGTCATTCGACCTCCACCATCGGCGGCAGATATTCGAGCGTGACGAGAAAGTCGTCCACCGCCAGCCGAACCCCCGCCGGCCGCAAGCCAAGCCGGATCAATGTGCAACCGCTCCGCGTTGTCCCGCACCCAAGCGAACGCAACGAACGCGTCGTCCATCGCGTCGAACGGCGTGGTGCCATGCTCGTCACGAATGCGATACGCCGGCGTCACGACAACCATCCCGCGCGAAGCCAACCATCGCGCGTACGGCTCGAAGTGATTAATGCTGCCCTTGATCCACCCACTCCCGTGGTACAGCACCATCGCCGGCCGACGATCGTCGTCTTCAAGATCCGGTGGCTGGTAGATCTTCAACGCCAACGGTCCTTGGGGCGTCTGGCGGTAGATCGCTTCGGTTGCCGAAATCTCAGCCGGAGAAACGAGCATAAGCGTCAGGAGTAGCGGAAGTATGGGTGGTTGTGCGACGGCGTGGATTAATGTAACTTGCAATATTTCCACTGGCAACCGATCGTCCCCGGAGAAGGAACCATGACCACACGCACGCTGCTCACCGGTATCGCGGCCATCGCACCCACTGCCGTCTTGTTGGCCGGATCGGTCGAACCGGTCGCCGACAC
The sequence above is drawn from the Planctomycetota bacterium genome and encodes:
- a CDS encoding alpha/beta hydrolase fold domain-containing protein yields the protein MLVSPAEISATEAIYRQTPQGPLALKIYQPPDLEDDDRRPAMVLYHGSGWIKGSINHFEPYARWLASRGMVVVTPAYRIRDEHGTTPFDAMDDAFVAFAWVRDNAERLHIDPAWLAAGGGSAGGGRLSRHARISAADGGGRMTGLALTAALLSAEPKPPDEPPNVLVILADDFGWMDLSIQGSEFYETPHIDELMARGTRPGWV